In the genome of Acidimicrobiia bacterium, one region contains:
- a CDS encoding competence/damage-inducible protein A, producing MIVEVVAVGTELLLGQIVNSNAAFLGHQFAENGFDSHFQVVVGDNFDRMVETFRTAIDRADAVVITGGIGPTQDDVTREAIAVATGRKMIRDEEYALAMRTRWESLGRVMPENNLRQADRPEGAEPLPNSAGTAPGLALEHQGTWIFAVPGVPAEMELLITGHVIPRLRRAAGDSVVLVSRVIRTWGRSESQVAEMLDDLFQASVNPSVAFLASAGEIKVRVTAKAETEAEAELLIAPVEAAIRDRLGSTVFGTDRDTIYRVVQAMLMQKGWTIATAESATAGLVSAALTRTPGSSAVVAGGITAYTIDAKAQLLGVSRDLMASEGVVSEPTALAMAEGARSRFGTDVGVAVTGEAGPDPAEKDTGTMVIAVVTPEGRRARTLRLPGDRERVRTYATTAALHLVRLAVAGEWWGP from the coding sequence ATGATCGTCGAGGTGGTGGCGGTCGGTACCGAGCTGCTACTCGGGCAGATCGTCAACTCCAACGCAGCGTTTCTCGGACACCAGTTCGCCGAGAACGGATTCGATTCGCATTTCCAGGTGGTCGTTGGGGACAACTTCGATCGTATGGTCGAGACCTTCCGTACGGCTATCGACCGGGCCGACGCCGTAGTGATCACCGGCGGAATCGGCCCTACCCAGGACGACGTCACTAGGGAAGCCATCGCGGTGGCAACCGGTCGCAAGATGATTCGGGACGAGGAATATGCCCTGGCCATGCGGACCCGGTGGGAGAGCCTCGGCCGGGTAATGCCAGAGAACAACCTTCGCCAGGCTGACCGGCCCGAGGGGGCTGAACCGCTTCCCAATTCGGCAGGGACCGCCCCGGGGTTGGCCCTTGAGCACCAGGGAACCTGGATCTTTGCCGTGCCGGGAGTCCCCGCCGAGATGGAACTGCTGATAACCGGGCACGTGATACCCCGGCTGCGCCGGGCCGCCGGTGACTCGGTCGTACTCGTGTCGCGGGTTATTCGCACCTGGGGGCGTTCGGAATCCCAGGTCGCTGAGATGCTCGATGACCTCTTCCAGGCGAGCGTCAACCCCTCTGTGGCCTTTTTGGCTTCGGCCGGCGAAATCAAAGTTCGGGTGACCGCCAAGGCGGAAACCGAGGCCGAGGCCGAGTTGTTGATCGCTCCGGTTGAAGCTGCCATTCGTGATCGGCTGGGCTCAACGGTCTTCGGTACCGATCGGGACACCATCTACCGGGTGGTTCAGGCCATGTTGATGCAGAAGGGGTGGACGATCGCTACGGCGGAGTCCGCCACGGCCGGACTTGTGTCGGCAGCCCTCACCAGAACCCCCGGATCGTCTGCGGTTGTCGCAGGTGGCATCACCGCCTACACGATCGATGCCAAGGCGCAGCTGCTCGGGGTGTCCAGGGACCTCATGGCATCCGAAGGAGTGGTTTCGGAGCCGACCGCGCTGGCGATGGCTGAGGGAGCGCGGTCCCGGTTCGGGACAGATGTCGGCGTGGCAGTGACCGGAGAAGCCGGCCCGGATCCTGCCGAGAAGGACACCGGGACGATGGTGATCGCGGTGGTAACTCCCGAGGGACGAAGAGCACGAACGCTCCGTCTCCCGGGGGATCGTGAACGGGTCCGAACCTACGCCACAACCGCCGCCCTGCACCTTGTTCGATTGGCGGTCGCGGGGGAGTGGTGGGGTCCGTAG
- a CDS encoding histidinol-phosphatase → MSDYHLHLAPHQVMAEPVIFTADLVEEYVEAAALRGITEIAITEHVYRCKEALPILGEFWDDPTIPAGIAAYTAGFVQAECNFRLDNYVEAVMAAKDRGLPVKIGLEVDFFPESIEGIMDLIEGYPFDVLVGSVHWVGGWAVDSLQTQSEFDRRGLLEAYDQYASVVAQMAGLGSLDIIGHVDVPKRYGRSLPSEHGEIFQPVVEAAARTGMAVEINSKGLTKPIAEMYPSQWLLARFQAAGVPVTLSSDAHRPADAGWGIDRAAALARDVGYVTYRRFDARVGYDVALPELKEG, encoded by the coding sequence ATGAGCGACTACCACCTTCATCTGGCCCCCCATCAGGTCATGGCCGAGCCGGTCATATTCACGGCCGATCTGGTTGAAGAATATGTCGAAGCTGCTGCCCTCCGGGGTATCACCGAGATCGCCATCACCGAGCACGTGTACCGGTGCAAAGAAGCGCTGCCGATTCTCGGGGAGTTCTGGGACGACCCCACCATCCCCGCCGGGATCGCCGCCTACACCGCAGGATTTGTGCAGGCCGAGTGCAACTTTCGCCTCGACAACTATGTCGAAGCGGTCATGGCCGCCAAAGATCGTGGTTTGCCGGTAAAAATCGGACTGGAAGTGGACTTCTTCCCCGAGTCCATCGAAGGCATCATGGATCTCATCGAGGGATACCCGTTTGATGTGCTCGTTGGCTCGGTCCACTGGGTGGGCGGTTGGGCGGTCGACTCGCTGCAAACCCAGTCGGAGTTTGATCGGCGTGGGTTGCTTGAAGCGTATGACCAATACGCCTCGGTCGTAGCCCAGATGGCCGGATTGGGATCTCTCGACATCATCGGTCATGTCGATGTTCCGAAACGGTACGGTCGGTCGCTTCCGTCCGAACACGGCGAAATCTTTCAACCGGTCGTCGAAGCGGCCGCCCGCACCGGGATGGCAGTTGAGATCAACTCGAAGGGACTTACCAAGCCGATCGCCGAGATGTATCCGTCTCAATGGCTCCTGGCCCGTTTTCAGGCGGCCGGGGTTCCGGTTACGTTATCGTCTGATGCGCACCGACCGGCTGATGCCGGATGGGGCATCGATCGGGCGGCCGCGCTGGCTCGTGATGTTGGATACGTCACCTACCGTCGATTTGATGCACGGGTCGGATACGACGTAGCGTTGCCTGAACTCAAGGAGGGTTGA